A stretch of Vespa velutina chromosome 8, iVesVel2.1, whole genome shotgun sequence DNA encodes these proteins:
- the LOC124951166 gene encoding transient receptor potential channel pyrexia-like isoform X1 encodes MQLPALDHQDERKDNLSSNNGYQAGMSDTSRTLILPLPRSKIERKERAADDMNDSNITTPISAKRKATTSLLLTRWLGSKSPSSQDIESSDNWSLERSMDYGTPPPVEEPHCYSMCISESSCTEETNYSLQVNKDIIRNLLIEHTRQIGSKIQILEDLELGRIDVDNKERIVNSYKQEEIDTLLLHACFLGRVDYIIGLEKCGANVNTSEQEQNLTPLHLCAFSNSLIGLEYLIGHGANINCGKGHTPFHYAAFGNSYEVARYFLQKNITEESLHSEETVLHVAARSNALDVLKLLAPNNISLNRLDVNGFAPIHYVADKGDPACLKILLQAACQVDLSSKKGDTALHIAAEAGCLENVDLLLENDANVNLKNNRGQTALHLAARSHCLDCVELLLRKGHSDPNDEDIDGRTPLHLALGRSLLAYDVTETLIIWRANVNKVDKYGYTPLHVAALNELSQCVDILIQHNGDLSARTKGGTSALSIILRKTPTSLDVFKQRLDASITLHQHRSAAGEIELRLDFHPLLQHQQKGEIGYLGTFVKEGYKEILEHPLCQSFLHLKWQKIKKYYIGRLLFYLLYVLVLTAWVITALAHNCYNESHGQVDDPSTTLCANTTGLNGFLYRHPVVLEVEWYALVVLTVLEALRKLTGILTYLSVKQFFTQAENMVEWCVILSVFATSFVYTGRTYTWQSHVGAFAVLCGWSNLMLMIGQLPMFGAYVAMFTSVQAQVFKLLLAYACLLVGFTASFCVIFPRSKSFSSPHTGLIKVLVMMTGELDFEDLFFPGEEEGGKSVDVSGTSWILLQVSAQLSFVLFLLFVTIVLMNLLVGIAVHDIKGLQKTAGLAKLVRQTKLICDVERALFLGLLPNKLTKLLWWTAVVLPSPLRAILTVRPLNPRETRLPRDVLTAAHKVAKDRKFASGTLTSKKSNSTYYTYVKSDGYSTIRNRFNGNDNLSEDNGNKFKDELLEVRKICEKNHQLIQDLVIALAMDKKYNKEQQEDENH; translated from the coding sequence ATGAACGCAAGGATAACTTGAGCTCAAACAATGGCTACCAGGCCGGGATGAGCGATACTTCAAGGACATTAATTTTACCATTGCCAAGaagtaaaatagaaaggaaagagagagctgCTGATGATATGAATGACTCGAATATAACCACGCCTATCTCGGCTAAACGTAAAGCGACGACCTCTTTGCTGTTGACACGATGGTTAGGATCAAAGAGTCCTTCTTCACAGGATATCGAAAGTAGTGATAATTGGTCGTTGGAACGATCGATGGATTATGGAACACCACCACCCGTAGAAGAACCACATTGTTACTCAATGTGTATCAGTGAAAGTTCTTGCACCGAGGAAACCAATTATTCTTTACAAGTTAACAAAGAcattataagaaatttattgatcGAGCATACCAGACAAATAGGTAGTAAGATACAAATATTGGAAGATCTTGAATTGGGAAGGATCGAcgttgataataaagaaaggattGTTAATAGTTATAAACAGGAAGAGATTGATACGTTATTATTACACGCTTGTTTTCTCGGTCGTGTGGATTACATAATTGGCCTTGAAAAATGCGGAGCTAATGTGAATACATCCGAACAAGAACAAAATCTAACGCCGTTGCATCTTTGCGCGTTTAGTAATTCGTTAATCGGTTTAGAATATTTGATCGGCCATGGAGCCAACATAAATTGCGGTAAGGGCCACACCCCATTTCATTATGCGGCTTTTGGTAATTCCTACGAGGTAGCACGGTATTTCTTACAGAAAAATATCACCGAGGAATCGTTACACTCGGAAGAGACCGTACTTCATGTAGCGGCACGTAGTAATGCTTTGGATGTGTTAAAGTTATTGGCaccaaataatatttcattaaatcgaTTGGATGTTAATGGATTTGCACCAATACATTACGTTGCCGATAAAGGTGATCCGGCATGTTTGAAGATACTTTTACAAGCTGCTTGTCAAGTTGATCTATCAAGCAAAAAAGGTGATACCGCGTTACATATCGCTGCCGAAGCCGGATGTCTCGAAAACGTTGATTTATTATTGGAAAATGATGCAAACGTTAATTTGAAGAATAATAGAGGACAGACCGCATTACATTTGGCAGCTCGTTCTCATTGTTTAGACTGCGTTGAACTTTTATTAAGGAAAGGTCATAGCGATCCAAACGACGAGGATATAGACGGTAGAACGCCCCTTCACTTAGCTTTGGGTAGATCATTGTTGGCTTACGACGTTACTGAAACTCTTATCATTTGGAGGGCAAATGTTAATAAGGTCGATAAATATGGTTATACGCCACTTCACGTCGCTGCTTTGAACGAGTTATCGCAATGCGTTGATATACTGATACAACATAATGGTGATCTCAGTGCAAGAACGAAGGGGGGTACCAGTGCATTGTCAATAATACTACGTAAAACCCCAACATCCTTGGACGTATTTAAGCAAAGATTAGACGCCTCGATTACGCTTCATCAGCATAGATCAGCCGCCGGTGAGATCGAATTGAGACTTGATTTTCATCCCCTTTTGCAACATCAACAGAAAGGGGAGATCGGTTATTTAGGTACCTTCGTCAAAGAAGGTTACAAAGAAATACTCGAACATCCCCTTTGTCAATCATTTCTTCATCTTAAATGgcaaaagatcaaaaaatattacatcggTAGATTATTGTTTTACCTACTTTATGTTCTCGTTCTTACCGCTTGGGTGATAACTGCTCTTGCACATAATTGTTATAACGAGTCCCATGGACAGGTAGATGATCCTAGTACAACACTTTGTGCTAATACCACAGGTCTAAATGGCTTTCTCTATAGGCATCCTGTAGTGTTAGAGGTCGAATGGTATGCCTTGGTAGTTCTTACCGTATTAGAAGCTCTTAGAAAGTTAACAGGTATCTTGACTTACCTATCGGTCAAACAATTCTTCACTCAGGCTGAGAATATGGTCGAATGGTGTGTGATATTAAGCGTATTTGCCACGTCCTTCGTTTATACTGGTAGAACATATACGTGGCAGAGTCACGTAGGTGCTTTCGCTGTATTATGCGGCTGGAGTAACCTCATGTTAATGATAGGACAACTTCCTATGTTTGGTGCCTACGTAGCTATGTTTACAAGCGTTCAAGCACAAGTATTTAAACTCTTATTAGCTTATGCCTGTTTACTCGTTGGCTTTACCGCCAGTTTCTGCGTTATATTTCCACGATCGAAATCATTCAGCAGTCCTCATACTGGTTTAATCAAAGTTCTCGTCATGATGACAGGTGAGTTAGACTTTGAGGATTTATTTTTCCCTGGTGAGGAGGAAGGTGGTAAATCAGTAGACGTAAGTGGCACCTCATGGATTCTACTTCAAGTCTCTGCACAATTATCATTcgtattattccttttatttgtcACTATAGTATTGATGAATTTGCTCGTAGGTATAGCGGTTCATGATATTAAAGGTCTTCAAAAGACGGCAGGTCTTGCTAAGTTGGTACGACAAACGAAACTTATTTGTGACGTTGAGAGGGCTCTATTTCTTGGGCTATTGCCAAATAAATTGACGAAACTTTTATGGTGGACGGCTGTGGTATTGCCGTCACCATTACGTGCTATCCTTACAGTTAGGCCATTGAATCCTAGAGAAACAAGATTACCTCGTGATGTTTTGACGGCCGCTCACAAGGTTGCCAAAGATAGGAAATTTGCAAGCGGTACCTTGACcagtaaaaaaagtaatagcaCGTATTACACTTATGTTAAAAGCGATGGCTATTCGACTATAAGAAATCGCTTTAATGGAAATGATAACCTTTCTGAGGACAATGGCAATAAATTCAAGGACGAACTCTTGGAAGTTAGAAAAATTTGCGAGAAGAATCATCAGCTAATACAGGATCTTGTTATCGCTCTTGCTAtggataagaaatataataaagaacaaCAAGAGGATGAGAATCATTAG
- the LOC124951166 gene encoding transient receptor potential channel pyrexia-like isoform X2: MSDTSRTLILPLPRSKIERKERAADDMNDSNITTPISAKRKATTSLLLTRWLGSKSPSSQDIESSDNWSLERSMDYGTPPPVEEPHCYSMCISESSCTEETNYSLQVNKDIIRNLLIEHTRQIGSKIQILEDLELGRIDVDNKERIVNSYKQEEIDTLLLHACFLGRVDYIIGLEKCGANVNTSEQEQNLTPLHLCAFSNSLIGLEYLIGHGANINCGKGHTPFHYAAFGNSYEVARYFLQKNITEESLHSEETVLHVAARSNALDVLKLLAPNNISLNRLDVNGFAPIHYVADKGDPACLKILLQAACQVDLSSKKGDTALHIAAEAGCLENVDLLLENDANVNLKNNRGQTALHLAARSHCLDCVELLLRKGHSDPNDEDIDGRTPLHLALGRSLLAYDVTETLIIWRANVNKVDKYGYTPLHVAALNELSQCVDILIQHNGDLSARTKGGTSALSIILRKTPTSLDVFKQRLDASITLHQHRSAAGEIELRLDFHPLLQHQQKGEIGYLGTFVKEGYKEILEHPLCQSFLHLKWQKIKKYYIGRLLFYLLYVLVLTAWVITALAHNCYNESHGQVDDPSTTLCANTTGLNGFLYRHPVVLEVEWYALVVLTVLEALRKLTGILTYLSVKQFFTQAENMVEWCVILSVFATSFVYTGRTYTWQSHVGAFAVLCGWSNLMLMIGQLPMFGAYVAMFTSVQAQVFKLLLAYACLLVGFTASFCVIFPRSKSFSSPHTGLIKVLVMMTGELDFEDLFFPGEEEGGKSVDVSGTSWILLQVSAQLSFVLFLLFVTIVLMNLLVGIAVHDIKGLQKTAGLAKLVRQTKLICDVERALFLGLLPNKLTKLLWWTAVVLPSPLRAILTVRPLNPRETRLPRDVLTAAHKVAKDRKFASGTLTSKKSNSTYYTYVKSDGYSTIRNRFNGNDNLSEDNGNKFKDELLEVRKICEKNHQLIQDLVIALAMDKKYNKEQQEDENH; the protein is encoded by the coding sequence ATGAGCGATACTTCAAGGACATTAATTTTACCATTGCCAAGaagtaaaatagaaaggaaagagagagctgCTGATGATATGAATGACTCGAATATAACCACGCCTATCTCGGCTAAACGTAAAGCGACGACCTCTTTGCTGTTGACACGATGGTTAGGATCAAAGAGTCCTTCTTCACAGGATATCGAAAGTAGTGATAATTGGTCGTTGGAACGATCGATGGATTATGGAACACCACCACCCGTAGAAGAACCACATTGTTACTCAATGTGTATCAGTGAAAGTTCTTGCACCGAGGAAACCAATTATTCTTTACAAGTTAACAAAGAcattataagaaatttattgatcGAGCATACCAGACAAATAGGTAGTAAGATACAAATATTGGAAGATCTTGAATTGGGAAGGATCGAcgttgataataaagaaaggattGTTAATAGTTATAAACAGGAAGAGATTGATACGTTATTATTACACGCTTGTTTTCTCGGTCGTGTGGATTACATAATTGGCCTTGAAAAATGCGGAGCTAATGTGAATACATCCGAACAAGAACAAAATCTAACGCCGTTGCATCTTTGCGCGTTTAGTAATTCGTTAATCGGTTTAGAATATTTGATCGGCCATGGAGCCAACATAAATTGCGGTAAGGGCCACACCCCATTTCATTATGCGGCTTTTGGTAATTCCTACGAGGTAGCACGGTATTTCTTACAGAAAAATATCACCGAGGAATCGTTACACTCGGAAGAGACCGTACTTCATGTAGCGGCACGTAGTAATGCTTTGGATGTGTTAAAGTTATTGGCaccaaataatatttcattaaatcgaTTGGATGTTAATGGATTTGCACCAATACATTACGTTGCCGATAAAGGTGATCCGGCATGTTTGAAGATACTTTTACAAGCTGCTTGTCAAGTTGATCTATCAAGCAAAAAAGGTGATACCGCGTTACATATCGCTGCCGAAGCCGGATGTCTCGAAAACGTTGATTTATTATTGGAAAATGATGCAAACGTTAATTTGAAGAATAATAGAGGACAGACCGCATTACATTTGGCAGCTCGTTCTCATTGTTTAGACTGCGTTGAACTTTTATTAAGGAAAGGTCATAGCGATCCAAACGACGAGGATATAGACGGTAGAACGCCCCTTCACTTAGCTTTGGGTAGATCATTGTTGGCTTACGACGTTACTGAAACTCTTATCATTTGGAGGGCAAATGTTAATAAGGTCGATAAATATGGTTATACGCCACTTCACGTCGCTGCTTTGAACGAGTTATCGCAATGCGTTGATATACTGATACAACATAATGGTGATCTCAGTGCAAGAACGAAGGGGGGTACCAGTGCATTGTCAATAATACTACGTAAAACCCCAACATCCTTGGACGTATTTAAGCAAAGATTAGACGCCTCGATTACGCTTCATCAGCATAGATCAGCCGCCGGTGAGATCGAATTGAGACTTGATTTTCATCCCCTTTTGCAACATCAACAGAAAGGGGAGATCGGTTATTTAGGTACCTTCGTCAAAGAAGGTTACAAAGAAATACTCGAACATCCCCTTTGTCAATCATTTCTTCATCTTAAATGgcaaaagatcaaaaaatattacatcggTAGATTATTGTTTTACCTACTTTATGTTCTCGTTCTTACCGCTTGGGTGATAACTGCTCTTGCACATAATTGTTATAACGAGTCCCATGGACAGGTAGATGATCCTAGTACAACACTTTGTGCTAATACCACAGGTCTAAATGGCTTTCTCTATAGGCATCCTGTAGTGTTAGAGGTCGAATGGTATGCCTTGGTAGTTCTTACCGTATTAGAAGCTCTTAGAAAGTTAACAGGTATCTTGACTTACCTATCGGTCAAACAATTCTTCACTCAGGCTGAGAATATGGTCGAATGGTGTGTGATATTAAGCGTATTTGCCACGTCCTTCGTTTATACTGGTAGAACATATACGTGGCAGAGTCACGTAGGTGCTTTCGCTGTATTATGCGGCTGGAGTAACCTCATGTTAATGATAGGACAACTTCCTATGTTTGGTGCCTACGTAGCTATGTTTACAAGCGTTCAAGCACAAGTATTTAAACTCTTATTAGCTTATGCCTGTTTACTCGTTGGCTTTACCGCCAGTTTCTGCGTTATATTTCCACGATCGAAATCATTCAGCAGTCCTCATACTGGTTTAATCAAAGTTCTCGTCATGATGACAGGTGAGTTAGACTTTGAGGATTTATTTTTCCCTGGTGAGGAGGAAGGTGGTAAATCAGTAGACGTAAGTGGCACCTCATGGATTCTACTTCAAGTCTCTGCACAATTATCATTcgtattattccttttatttgtcACTATAGTATTGATGAATTTGCTCGTAGGTATAGCGGTTCATGATATTAAAGGTCTTCAAAAGACGGCAGGTCTTGCTAAGTTGGTACGACAAACGAAACTTATTTGTGACGTTGAGAGGGCTCTATTTCTTGGGCTATTGCCAAATAAATTGACGAAACTTTTATGGTGGACGGCTGTGGTATTGCCGTCACCATTACGTGCTATCCTTACAGTTAGGCCATTGAATCCTAGAGAAACAAGATTACCTCGTGATGTTTTGACGGCCGCTCACAAGGTTGCCAAAGATAGGAAATTTGCAAGCGGTACCTTGACcagtaaaaaaagtaatagcaCGTATTACACTTATGTTAAAAGCGATGGCTATTCGACTATAAGAAATCGCTTTAATGGAAATGATAACCTTTCTGAGGACAATGGCAATAAATTCAAGGACGAACTCTTGGAAGTTAGAAAAATTTGCGAGAAGAATCATCAGCTAATACAGGATCTTGTTATCGCTCTTGCTAtggataagaaatataataaagaacaaCAAGAGGATGAGAATCATTAG